Proteins encoded in a region of the Drosophila busckii strain San Diego stock center, stock number 13000-0081.31 chromosome 2L, ASM1175060v1, whole genome shotgun sequence genome:
- the LOC108607147 gene encoding heat shock protein 23, with product MPIHWDWDWEHEPHDHEHVGPHYHWQPARRHWSTGESKCRSRRYYLSHEMDVCAREFHMRVDESAWCHGSCLVGRVVIETGTEPDSLGRGTFKVVLDVHHFQLAELTVKAKNSDTICVEGKQSDERADTAQLCITREFTRCYKLPRHYDATLARATFSADGILMVTVPAPPKLDDVERVVEIEPTGNYFGSIADPSAAKAIEQANNSAPADGEQANPAGTATDK from the coding sequence ATGCCCATacactgggactgggactgggagcACGAGCCGCACGATCACGAGCATGTGGGCCCGCATTATCACTGGCAACCAGCGCGTCGGCATTGGTCCACCGGCGAGTCCAAGTGCCGCTCGCGTCGCTACTATCTCTCGCATGAGATGGACGTGTGTGCGCGCGAGTTCCATATGCGCGTGGATGAGAGCGCCTGGTGCCATGGCTCCTGCCTGGTGGGACGTGTCGTCATAGAAACTGGCACGGAACCGGACTCGCTGGGCCGTGGCACCTTCAAGGTGGTGCTGGATGTGCATCACTTTCAGCTGGCGGAGCTCACGGTTAAGGCCAAGAACAGCGACACGATCTGTGTGGAGGGCAAGCAGTCGGACGAGCGGGCGGACACGGCCCAGTTGTGCATCACGCGTGAGTTTACGCGCTGCTACAAGCTGCCGCGGCACTATGACGCGACACTGGCTCGTGCCACATTCTCGGCGGATGGCATACTCATGGTGACGGTGCCAGCACCACCCAAACTGGACGATGTGGAGCGCGTGGTGGAAATCGAGCCCACCGGCAATTACTTTGGCAGCATTGCGGATCCCTCGGCGGCCAAGGCCATCGAGCAGGCCAACAATTCAGCTCCAGCTGATGGTGAACAGGCGAATCCTGCTGGCACAGCGACGGACAAATGA